The genomic stretch GAACAAAACATATAAAGAATTGGCTTCCACCTGTATTAGGACCTGCATGAGCCATTGCTAAGCTACCTTTTTTATGTACTTGTTTATCTTTATCTACTTCACATTCAATTGCCCAATCTGGACCACCCATACCTGTTCCATCAGGACATCCACCTTGAGCCATAAATCCAGGGATTACTCTATGAAAATTAAGGCCATTGTAAAAACCATCATTTGCTAATGTTGCAAAGTTTGCAACTGTATTTGGTGTTTCTTTATTGAATAATTTAATTAAAATTATTCCTTTATCTGTTGTAAATTTTGCATATTGGAATTTTGCTAATTCTTCTGTAGTATAATTATATTTTTTTAATTCTTTTCCGAACATTTTGTACCTTTTATTTATTTTCTGGAATTATATCGTTTTTAGGTGTTAGATAGTTTAATTTGATTAGATTTTTTGTGATTTCTTTAAATACTGGAACAGCAGACCATGAAGCATAATAATAATACCAATATTTTCCTCTTGAGATAGGATTCATAACTGTT from Poseidonibacter antarcticus encodes the following:
- a CDS encoding peptidylprolyl isomerase yields the protein MFGKELKKYNYTTEELAKFQYAKFTTDKGIILIKLFNKETPNTVANFATLANDGFYNGLNFHRVIPGFMAQGGCPDGTGMGGPDWAIECEVDKDKQVHKKGSLAMAHAGPNTGGSQFFICFVPCPHLDRHHTVFGEIQADDSDSFAVLDQIEQKDKIISIEILESI